One part of the Paraglaciecola sp. L3A3 genome encodes these proteins:
- a CDS encoding ZIP family metal transporter codes for MSLLFIVIITTLLAGLAMPLGAFVAHRIKFKKRLYDQEFRHTVSAFGGGALLSAVALVLVPEGIETLAPLAACSWLIVGGLSFMLLDIFLNKMNTPASQLAAMLADFIPESIALGAAFATGNSHAFLLAALIALQNLPEGFSAYTELSSSSVFKATKIIKVFALMAILGPIAAVTGFLWLAESPQIVAAVMLFASGGILYAIFQDLAPQVKLEKHWAPPMGAVFGFVLGMLGLMLTSA; via the coding sequence ATGTCTCTGCTATTTATTGTCATTATCACCACCCTTTTAGCTGGCTTAGCTATGCCATTGGGTGCGTTTGTTGCCCATAGAATAAAGTTTAAAAAACGTTTATATGACCAAGAGTTTAGACATACTGTAAGCGCTTTTGGGGGTGGCGCATTATTGTCAGCGGTAGCTTTAGTACTGGTACCAGAAGGAATAGAAACCCTAGCGCCATTAGCTGCTTGCTCTTGGCTTATCGTAGGTGGGTTAAGTTTTATGCTGCTGGATATTTTCCTCAACAAAATGAATACCCCAGCGAGCCAACTTGCCGCTATGCTTGCTGATTTTATTCCTGAATCAATTGCTTTAGGTGCAGCTTTTGCAACCGGCAACAGTCATGCATTTTTACTGGCAGCTTTAATCGCATTACAAAATTTACCCGAAGGTTTTAGTGCCTACACAGAACTAAGCTCATCTTCGGTTTTTAAAGCCACAAAAATTATAAAGGTCTTTGCATTAATGGCCATACTCGGTCCAATTGCCGCAGTGACTGGCTTTTTATGGTTAGCTGAATCACCACAAATTGTAGCAGCTGTGATGCTGTTTGCTTCGGGCGGTATTTTGTATGCTATTTTTCAAGATTTGGCGCCACAAGTAAAATTAGAAAAACATTGGGCTCCACCTATGGGCGCCGTGTTTGGTTTTGTTTTAGGTATGTTGGGCTTAATGTTAACTTCAGCATAA